The region CTCGATTATATGAAATTAAACGAAAGTTTAAAATTGTATAAGTAGTAGGGGCTACCTAGTGCCGAATAAACCCAACATTACCCATGTAATATTTTTACCCTGAATAATGCTACTCCGTTACATTTAACAGGTCGATTATGGTGAGATACCACCATGACAGGCCTGTTTTATCAGTGATATTAGATATAAAGGTCTATACTTTATAAGTTCTTTTCAAAGGCATCACGGCACTGGACGGCATGACCATCACAGTGAAGGGCCTCTATGTTCGACGACTTGAATAACTAGACGGCGGATTTGTACTCAGGAGGTGAATCATGCAACAGCAGGTGGATGTAAGCCGGATGCTGGAACTGGAGCAGGGAATGAAGCGCTTGAATCGTATACTGGAGGAGCAGGTCACCGGTATGGACAGAAACGTTGGTGGTTTGGTCCGTTCGGTGCAGGCTGCTTACCCGGAAAGTTATGTGCAGTCTCCCTCCCGCGAGGCGATCCGGTTGCTACAGGAGTTGGGACGGGAGGCGCAATCGCTTAGTGACCGGTTAGAACGGAAGCAATCGGCCTTGAGCTGGGCAGCCGGGCAATATCAATCGGCAGAATCGAAAGCGCAGAGTCTGTTAAAGTCTACACCGGCCTTCACTTGGAAGCAGGCAGGCAGCCTGTTCAGCCGATGGCTGCAAGGGATACGAGACCGGGCAGCGCGTGGTGTTCAGGATGTCCTTCGTCATCCGCCGAAGCTTAGTCGCATGATTCAGGATCTCCTGCGAAACGTCAGGGATGCTTCGGTGGACAGACAATTGCAGGCTTTTGCAGCAGATGCAGTCATCTCCGAACTATTCCAGCAGAGAGAATCCGGAAGTCCCGCCGAACAGCAGCAGGCGCGGGAACAATTGTCCAAGATTGCGGAGGCGTTGCGGGAGATCGGACGGAGTCAAGCGGCGTACTCTGTCTATGAGAAGTACGGGAACAAAGCCTATATGAAGTCTGCGAATGAACATGCGGAGCGCCAGCGGGAGCTGCTGCAGAAGCTGGGCGTGGACCCGGGCTTCTATGTGAATACCGACCTGCGGACGCAATACAAAGGTTCTCCCTTATCAGCCTGCACGTATAACCCGCTGCTGACGGACGGATCGGCGGTGCCAGCCAGTGATGAACTGCGGTTCGCCATCGCCTTGGGGCTGGTGAATGAGAAATACCGCGCGTGGTCGAAGAGTAATTATAAGGACATTGAAGCAGCGGTGATTAGATCGGAACAGATTCGCGAGTTGGAACGTCAGGTGGCAGAGTATAAGCGGCTCCATGGACCGCCGATGACGTTGCCGGACGGCACGCCGATCACAGCGAAGAACAAAGAGAATGAGACAACCTTCACCTATTTTAAGGACAAGGTCTATGATCCCAGTAAACATTCCGAAGTCGTGTACACCGCCTATTACGGTTGGCTGGAAGACACGTACGGCATGACCGAATGGCGCAAAAAAGTGGTGCAGGCCGATCAGGTCACCCGGGCCTTTGTCGGCGGTCTGATCGAATCTACAGTAATGGGGGTGGTGGACACCGCCAAGTTCGCATTCGACTTCGTCATTGACCCGGAGAAGACGACCCAGGAGACGATCGACAAGGTGAACTATCTCGTCAATCACCCCGAAGTTCTGGTGGATGCAGCCAAAGCCATGTATCATAATTTCAATGAAGGCACCCCGGAGCAAAAAGCCGAAATGCTCGGCAACGCCGCTTCCATCCTCGTCCCGGGCGTACCTATCGCCAAGAGCGGCGTGGTCGGCAAGCTGGCTGACGCGGTAATGGACCCGCTGACCGATGCGTTGAAGAAAGTGCCGGATGCTTTGGAAAACTGGAATTTTCCAGGGATGAACCCTTACCCGAACCGGTTGATCCCAGCAACGCCGGGCGGCCCGGGCCCGGTGGAAGTGCCGGGGCAGGTGTGGCGGAGTGAGGGTATGGGGAAACCTAAGGTCCAACTTGGCAAAGAAGATTTGGGTGATTTAAGAAAAAAATGGAATGTCCCAGAGACTGAAACCATCGCCATTGGTAAGACGGATGTAAAAGGTCTTGAAGATTTGATTTTCGAAGGTGGCTCGCCTATGGTTAGAAAGGAAGCAGGGCTATCAGATTTAGATGAAATCATGCCAGACAGACCGATACAAGCTCCGAGGAAAAGTCCACAATTTACGAGGCATGCCGAAGAAGGAGTAATAAATGATTTCGTTGGCGCAGTTGAAAAAGCTGGGCTTAAGCCAGAAGAAGTTAGAGGGACCTTCTATATCCATCAATCCAACAGTAAAGGTGTATGTACAGCTTGTATACAGGGGATTTCAAATCCTAATGTTAAGCCGGGAATATTTATGCAGTTGTCGCAGAAGTATCCAAATCTTATTATTAAAGTGACCTCAGAGGTTGAAGAAGGCATAAAATTGGCTGGTAAATTAAAGTTCACCCTTAAAGGTGGAAAACTAATCGATTAAAGGGAGGTACTTACTTTGAATAATTGGTCTATATTACCGATTGATAAGAAAATAGTATTTTACTTAGGACTAAGTGAGTTTATTGTTCAATCGTTAAGTGACAACAGTTTTTTTGAGGATGCTCGAAATGCTTTAGATATTTGTTGGAGATGGTTTGAATCAAAAATACCTACTGGGGATGAAATATACACGTTATTAGATGATGGAACAGAGTTCGGGGGATTGTTTATAGACATGCAAATGGATGAAAATGAAGAAAATGAAGCGAAATGGGATTGCATTGTAGATGCTGTCTCTTTTGTGAACAAACAAGCATATATTCTTGAAGGTGCAAGATACTTACCTGCCCCGATTGAAAATGTAGATGATGAATTAATTATTCACTTCATAGACCGATTCCATAGTATTAATCCAGAGAATAAGGATATTGCGGAAGACTTTTTTGGACATGTACTGAATACGGATAATTACACTAAAGAAGGTATGGTGACTTATTTTAATAAGTGATGGAAGTAAGCGAGAATACTCAATGATCTGTGGAGCGGACGGCAGGTATGTGGGCTGACGCTCCGAGATAATATTTTTTAGGAGGTAGAGACATGGAAGTTAAGGATGAAACTATAATATATCCATTGCCGGATGATGTTCTGCTGACTGAAAAAGAAAATAAGTGGAGAATTAAATTGCCGGATGAATATAAAGAATTTATTAAAAAATTTAATGGTGCTTCTCCTGTAAAAGATAGTTTTAAGTGTAACAACCATAGTTATGCCATTGATAGGTTTTTATGTATCTTGAAGGTAACCGGGGAGAGAGATGATGAATTCTACGATATAGGAGTAGTTAGAACCCAGTTAGATGAGAGAATTGTTGCAGACGAAAACTTAGTAGGTACTGAGTTATTACCAATAGCTGTTCTATTTGCAGGTGATTTTGTATGTTTAGACTATAGAAATACTGATAAAACAGAGCCATCTGTTTGCGTTTGGAATCATGAAGAATCTTCAGATTTAGACCCTGTAACTTATTTTACAAGTAATAGCTTTGATGAGTTTTTAAATATATTAACCGAATAATGAACCCAATATTTAACCAATAACAAAATAACCTATGTAATCCATTTCATTGAACAGGTTGATTATGGTAAGATACCACCGTAATTGACCTGTTCTTTTGTTATTTTGTTTACTTACCGATTTTTCAAAATTTTTTGTAACTCTAATATACATCGCTTATCTATAAATTGTCCGCAAAAAAAATTCGAAAGGGGCGTGGACTTGAAGGAATGGGAATTTAACGAATTGACTGAATATGTTGCCGAGGTCTTTAATCATTCAATTGACGATGGCCTAAAAGCTGTGCAAGCAGGAGGACGATGTTTGTATGAGGTAGTTGATAAGATCATTAAGTCTTTTGATTTTGATAATTTTGTTGATGAGCTAGGAATTACCGATGCTAAGGACTTAAGTCTTCGTATAGATTCACTAAAAACAAAAATGCAAAATGTTCAGGTTATTGGTTGAAATATATGACCAAGGTTGCGGGCTACCCAGGTGTATAAATGAAACAACTCATTCAACGTGCTTTGGATTATGATTGTGTATTGGAATCTAACGAGGATACACCTATAAGGATGCGTAGAGATAAGATGATTATGGTTAATGGCAAAAAACTAATGGGGACGCAGCGGTTTTCTTTTCAGCGAGCAAGTTGAGTGTGCAGGAGGGGAACATAGGTTTATGATGATCAAAAATCAATTGGAGTTTCCAACATGCATCACAACGGAGATCTACTGTCTTGATATTGTTTTAACTATGATGGATATTGCAAATATATCTGAAGATGAAGCTTTTCAAAGAATTAACTTGTACTGGAAAGGAATGGATCACACTTCTGAAGATCATATTGTATTTCATGAAGGTCCAGAGTACTGGGCCAAAACGATTTATTATGAACAAAGTAATTGGTGGAACTATAAACCAGAAGAGCTTACCCCAAAGAAAATAAAATAGTTGATGTAAAGAAGCAGCACAGAATTGATGATCTGGGGGCTGTTTTTTACTTTAATGAGAGAAAAAATAAATTTATAAATAGGAGGAGAACCCTATTTCGATATCGGCTTCAATAAGCATACGTTTGGGTGAGCGCTCTAGCTCCATTCTATCGCTAACCGATTTGTTCCAGAAATTCGAAAACGAAGGTTGGAGTTACATAAACAACAAAGGCGAGGTTGTCGTGCTGCCATTAGGAGATGATGGTGAATACAATTGGACTTCCTTTACGATAAATAAAGGCAACCTTTTTGAACTGTTCAAGGAAAAGCGGACAAGAAATGAGATTATCGGAATTGAGTTAATGCGGACAGATTCTGAGGTTGGCTGTGAGCTGCTTATTTTAATAAGAAGCAATTCATGTTTAGTCTATCGATAGCAAGAAAGAAAATGATAATAAAAGATGATACCGACATCACTGATTTTAGCTGGTATCTGGACAGAATATTACCCGTCTTCAGAGGTCTGCAGGTTGAACAGATAAGCTGTGAGCAATTGCTCTGATAAACTTCATTTTTCAATGGGGGAAAGACGAGGAAGAGGATCTTAAGAAAGCTTTTCAAACCTTTGGTATTCGTCTGGA is a window of Paenibacillus sp. FSL H3-0469 DNA encoding:
- a CDS encoding SMI1/KNR4 family protein, translating into MEVKDETIIYPLPDDVLLTEKENKWRIKLPDEYKEFIKKFNGASPVKDSFKCNNHSYAIDRFLCILKVTGERDDEFYDIGVVRTQLDERIVADENLVGTELLPIAVLFAGDFVCLDYRNTDKTEPSVCVWNHEESSDLDPVTYFTSNSFDEFLNILTE
- a CDS encoding Imm6 family immunity protein → MNNWSILPIDKKIVFYLGLSEFIVQSLSDNSFFEDARNALDICWRWFESKIPTGDEIYTLLDDGTEFGGLFIDMQMDENEENEAKWDCIVDAVSFVNKQAYILEGARYLPAPIENVDDELIIHFIDRFHSINPENKDIAEDFFGHVLNTDNYTKEGMVTYFNK